Proteins found in one Limnohabitans sp. TEGF004 genomic segment:
- the msbA gene encoding lipid A export permease/ATP-binding protein MsbA, giving the protein MTTTAPSTPSDSLFQRLKRVAPWFSGHPGALALGIVGILIGSATEPAIPALMKPLLDNGFDRGTLELWKIPAVLLLLFGVRGFAGFIAAYCLARVTNYSMERLRQRLFEKLLRAAPQLFADKHTSGLTNTMVYEVNNGASLLVSTMLSFAKDLVTLLALLGYLLMLNWKLTLIVFAIFPPIAWVVKNLSRRIDNVTRASQDATDELAYVVEENVLAYRMVRLHNAQDSQITKFGAFNHKLRQLALKAVVANSVMTPLIQMLAALALSGVITVALWQSSADSGTSSVTVGSFAAFITGMLMLISPIKHLSEVAGTLTRGVTSLERGLNLLDLAPDETQGTHTSAHAQGEICFDHVTLQYPSATSPALNGVSLTIQPGQTVAFVGPSGSGKTTLANLLPRFLDPSSGQVSLDGVPLKDWSLASLRRQVAFVSQDVIMFNDSIAHNIALGETVDNARVWSALEAANLGDFVRGLPHQENTLVGHNATQLSGGQRQRLAIARAIYKDAPVLILDEATSALDNASEQLVKDALNVLMQGRTSLVIAHRLSTIEHADLIVVMQAGSIVETGTHSQLMAQSGAYAALYKVAAQSADNHFADTSTI; this is encoded by the coding sequence ATGACCACCACCGCCCCATCAACCCCGTCTGATTCCTTATTTCAAAGGCTCAAACGCGTGGCGCCTTGGTTTTCAGGTCATCCTGGTGCGCTGGCACTCGGCATTGTGGGCATTCTGATCGGCTCGGCCACAGAGCCCGCCATTCCAGCACTGATGAAACCTTTGCTTGACAACGGTTTTGACCGTGGAACGCTAGAGCTTTGGAAAATCCCCGCTGTTTTATTGCTCTTGTTTGGTGTGCGCGGCTTTGCAGGTTTTATTGCCGCTTATTGCTTGGCCCGTGTGACCAATTACTCGATGGAGCGTTTGCGCCAACGCCTGTTTGAAAAGCTGCTGCGCGCTGCCCCTCAACTGTTTGCCGACAAACACACCAGTGGCTTGACCAACACCATGGTCTACGAAGTCAACAACGGTGCAAGCTTGCTCGTCTCCACCATGCTGTCGTTTGCCAAAGACTTGGTCACGCTGCTGGCCTTGCTTGGCTACTTGCTGATGCTCAACTGGAAGCTCACCCTGATTGTGTTTGCCATCTTCCCGCCGATTGCTTGGGTGGTTAAAAACCTCTCACGCCGAATTGACAACGTCACGCGTGCCAGCCAAGACGCCACCGATGAGCTGGCTTATGTGGTGGAAGAAAACGTGCTGGCCTACCGCATGGTGCGCTTGCACAACGCGCAAGACAGCCAAATCACCAAGTTCGGGGCGTTTAACCACAAATTGCGTCAATTGGCGCTCAAGGCGGTGGTTGCCAATTCTGTGATGACACCGCTCATTCAAATGCTGGCAGCCTTGGCTTTGTCTGGGGTGATCACTGTGGCTTTGTGGCAAAGCAGCGCAGACAGCGGCACATCCAGCGTGACAGTGGGTTCGTTTGCGGCGTTTATCACTGGCATGTTGATGCTGATTTCGCCCATCAAACATTTGTCTGAAGTGGCGGGCACATTGACACGCGGCGTCACCTCATTAGAACGTGGCTTGAATTTGCTCGACCTCGCCCCCGATGAAACCCAAGGCACACACACCAGTGCGCACGCCCAAGGCGAAATTTGCTTTGACCACGTCACGCTGCAATACCCGTCTGCCACGTCCCCCGCCCTCAACGGCGTGAGCCTGACCATCCAACCCGGTCAAACCGTGGCTTTTGTTGGACCATCGGGCTCGGGTAAAACGACCTTGGCCAATTTGCTGCCACGCTTTCTTGACCCCAGTTCAGGCCAAGTCAGCCTAGACGGCGTGCCGCTCAAAGACTGGTCGCTCGCCAGTTTGCGACGCCAAGTGGCGTTTGTGAGTCAAGATGTGATCATGTTCAACGACTCGATCGCTCACAACATTGCACTCGGTGAAACTGTAGACAACGCCCGCGTGTGGAGCGCCCTAGAAGCAGCCAACCTCGGCGACTTTGTGCGCGGACTGCCCCACCAAGAAAACACACTGGTCGGGCACAACGCCACCCAACTCTCGGGCGGCCAACGCCAACGCTTAGCCATTGCCCGTGCCATTTACAAAGATGCGCCTGTCCTCATCTTGGACGAAGCCACATCGGCTTTGGACAACGCTTCAGAGCAACTGGTGAAAGACGCGCTGAATGTGCTCATGCAAGGTCGCACCTCGTTGGTCATTGCACACCGCCTGTCCACCATCGAGCATGCCGACCTGATTGTGGTCATGCAAGCCGGCAGCATTGTGGAAACCGGCACGCACAGCCAACTCATGGCCCAAAGCGGCGCGTATGCCGCGTTGTACAAAGTGGCCGCACAAAGTGCCGACAACCATTTTGCTGACACCTCCACCATTTAA
- the pal gene encoding peptidoglycan-associated lipoprotein Pal produces MKKLLLLASVAAVLAGCASGVKLDDVQVDDRSGGASGQSSVNGLNSRNLGAMEGIKQGPVGVEHIIYFDLDSYTVKSDYQTVLDAHARYLRADRNRRVNIEGHTDARGGSEYNLALGQKRSDAVRRSLSVLGVPESQMESVSFGKEKPVAQGSDESAYSQNRRAALNYQ; encoded by the coding sequence ATGAAAAAACTTTTGTTACTGGCTTCTGTAGCCGCAGTTTTGGCGGGTTGCGCTTCTGGTGTCAAGCTGGATGACGTGCAAGTGGATGACCGCTCTGGCGGCGCTTCAGGCCAAAGCAGTGTCAATGGTTTGAACTCACGCAACCTTGGCGCCATGGAAGGCATCAAGCAAGGCCCTGTGGGCGTGGAACACATCATTTACTTTGATCTTGACAGCTACACCGTCAAATCTGATTACCAAACCGTGTTGGATGCCCATGCCCGCTACCTGCGCGCAGATCGCAATCGCCGTGTGAACATTGAAGGCCACACCGACGCACGTGGTGGCAGCGAGTACAACTTGGCTCTGGGCCAAAAGCGTTCAGACGCTGTGCGTCGCTCCTTGTCGGTCTTGGGCGTGCCCGAGAGCCAAATGGAATCGGTGAGCTTTGGCAAAGAAAAGCCAGTGGCCCAAGGCTCTGACGAGTCTGCTTACTCACAAAACCGCCGTGCTGCGTTGAACTACCAATGA
- a CDS encoding glycosyltransferase has product MSQASISGFTFIRNGVELGFPFEASIRSLLPLVDEFVVVVGKSNDDTLARIHAIGSPKIRVIETIWNERMADRGFVYAQQKMIAQFACTGDWAFYLEGDEVVHEAELASIRASVDKHHHNPAVEAFVFDYFHFYGTPDFVANSPAWYRRECRLIRNTIRSYAPDGQYWLITADHKKGRNPQAALANAHIYHYGWVRSHEAMQKKLDQVSKFWSHGAPTVRYSEFDAQVLQPFTGTHPELVKPWLESSAEKSFTIDPNYKLTKREKRHRWLMKLEKAFGLDFSRKHFKLVA; this is encoded by the coding sequence ATGAGTCAAGCATCCATCAGCGGTTTCACCTTCATTCGCAACGGCGTAGAGCTAGGCTTCCCGTTTGAAGCCTCGATCCGCTCACTCTTACCCTTGGTCGATGAGTTTGTGGTGGTTGTCGGCAAAAGCAACGACGACACCTTGGCGCGGATTCACGCCATTGGCTCTCCCAAAATTCGCGTGATTGAAACCATCTGGAACGAACGCATGGCCGACCGTGGCTTTGTGTACGCCCAGCAAAAAATGATCGCGCAGTTTGCCTGTACAGGCGACTGGGCGTTTTACCTGGAGGGCGACGAGGTGGTGCACGAGGCCGAGTTGGCCAGCATCCGCGCCAGTGTGGACAAGCACCACCATAACCCCGCTGTCGAAGCCTTTGTGTTTGACTACTTCCACTTCTACGGCACGCCCGATTTTGTGGCTAATAGCCCCGCGTGGTACCGCCGTGAGTGCCGCCTGATTCGCAACACCATCCGCTCGTATGCACCCGATGGCCAGTATTGGCTCATTACGGCTGACCACAAAAAAGGCCGCAACCCACAAGCGGCCTTGGCCAATGCCCACATCTACCACTACGGCTGGGTGCGCAGCCACGAGGCGATGCAAAAAAAGCTGGACCAAGTGAGTAAGTTTTGGTCGCATGGCGCACCTACCGTGCGTTACAGCGAGTTTGATGCGCAGGTGTTGCAGCCGTTCACGGGCACGCACCCTGAGCTGGTCAAGCCTTGGCTAGAAAGTTCGGCAGAAAAGAGCTTCACGATTGACCCGAACTACAAGCTGACCAAGCGTGAGAAACGTCACCGCTGGTTGATGAAGCTTGAGAAGGCATTTGGGCTGGACTTCAGCCGCAAGCACTTTAAGCTCGTTGCTTAG
- the rng gene encoding ribonuclease G, with translation MQQDILINWSPQETRVAIVETGAVQELHVERTLERGLVGNVYLGKVARVLPGMQSAFIDIGLERAAFLHVADLMSSVAARHADDKGEPAPVVPIEKQVFEGQSLLVQVIKDPIGTKGARLSSQISIAGRLLVFLPQDQHIGVSQKIPFEQRESLRQRLQALAETAAQDGKTGNQTGGFILRTNGEDASDAELGEDIAYLRKTWARIKEASTRLPPKSLLHQDLSLLQRVLRDLVSETTQTIRIDSAEQFKKLQTFGQEFMPSAVDKLQLYKGERPIFDLFNIDEEVGKALGRRVDLKSGGYLIVDQTEALTTVDVNTGGFVGARNFDETIFKTNLEAAGAIARQLRLRNLGGIVIADFIDMTREDHRDAVLAEFRKQLARDRVKTMVSGYSALGLVEMTRKRTRESLAHMLCEPCPVCDGKGSVKTARTVTYDILREILREARQFNPREFRVIASPDVIDILLDEESQHLAGLSDFIGKPISLQAEGAMSQEQYDIVLL, from the coding sequence ATGCAACAAGACATCCTCATCAACTGGTCGCCCCAAGAAACCCGAGTGGCCATTGTGGAAACGGGCGCCGTGCAAGAGCTGCACGTTGAGCGCACGCTAGAGCGTGGCTTGGTGGGTAATGTGTATTTGGGCAAAGTGGCTCGCGTGTTGCCTGGCATGCAGTCGGCCTTCATCGATATTGGCCTTGAGCGTGCTGCGTTCTTGCATGTGGCCGACTTGATGAGCAGCGTCGCAGCCCGCCACGCCGACGACAAGGGCGAGCCAGCACCGGTTGTGCCCATTGAAAAACAAGTGTTTGAAGGCCAGTCACTGTTGGTGCAAGTCATCAAAGATCCGATTGGCACCAAAGGTGCACGGCTTTCTTCGCAAATCAGCATTGCGGGCCGCTTGTTGGTATTTTTGCCGCAAGACCAACACATCGGTGTGTCGCAAAAAATTCCGTTTGAGCAACGCGAGTCCTTGCGCCAACGCTTGCAAGCTTTGGCCGAAACCGCCGCGCAAGATGGCAAAACAGGTAACCAAACGGGTGGCTTCATTCTGCGCACCAACGGCGAAGACGCCAGTGATGCTGAGCTGGGTGAAGACATTGCCTACCTGCGCAAAACGTGGGCACGCATCAAAGAAGCTTCTACCCGTTTGCCCCCTAAATCCCTATTGCACCAAGACTTGAGCCTGCTGCAGCGTGTGTTGCGCGACTTGGTGAGCGAGACCACACAAACCATCCGCATTGACTCGGCCGAGCAGTTTAAAAAACTGCAAACCTTCGGCCAAGAGTTCATGCCCAGCGCGGTGGACAAGCTGCAGCTGTACAAAGGCGAGCGTCCCATCTTTGATTTGTTCAACATCGATGAAGAAGTGGGCAAGGCCTTGGGCCGCCGTGTGGACTTGAAGTCTGGCGGCTATCTCATCGTGGATCAAACCGAGGCCCTGACCACGGTGGACGTGAACACGGGCGGCTTCGTGGGCGCACGCAACTTTGACGAAACGATTTTCAAGACCAATCTAGAAGCCGCAGGTGCGATTGCCCGACAACTGCGTTTGCGTAACCTAGGTGGCATCGTGATTGCCGACTTCATCGACATGACGCGTGAAGACCACCGCGATGCGGTGTTGGCCGAGTTTCGCAAGCAGCTCGCCCGTGACCGTGTGAAGACGATGGTGAGCGGCTATTCGGCGTTGGGCTTGGTGGAGATGACCCGCAAGCGCACCCGCGAATCACTGGCCCACATGCTGTGCGAGCCATGCCCTGTGTGTGACGGCAAAGGCAGCGTGAAAACCGCACGCACTGTGACGTATGACATCTTGCGCGAGATCTTGCGTGAGGCCCGTCAGTTCAATCCGCGCGAGTTCCGTGTGATTGCATCGCCCGATGTGATTGACATCTTGCTGGATGAAGAAAGCCAGCACTTGGCTGGCTTGAGCGACTTCATTGGTAAGCCTATTTCTTTGCAGGCTGAAGGTGCGATGTCGCAAGAGCAGTACGACATCGTCTTGCTCTGA
- the ybgF gene encoding tol-pal system protein YbgF yields MKLNPSFSIRAVALAAGALLSFNATAALFEDTDARRAILELRERVERQGEEIQNFQRSLLEQQNQFEALRTETARLRGEKEELTQELRRQQELSQGVDDRLKKFEPTKVKVDGVEFVADPAETKAYEDALAIFRKGEFGAASAAFNDFIKRNPKSGYVVPSLFWVGNAQYANRDYNNAIKNFNTLLSKAPNHMRSADAMLSVANCQLELKDIKAARKTLGDVVKTYPHTEAASAASERLAKLK; encoded by the coding sequence ATGAAACTGAACCCTTCTTTTTCTATCCGCGCTGTGGCCCTGGCCGCAGGTGCGCTGTTGAGCTTCAATGCCACGGCTGCGTTGTTTGAAGACACCGATGCACGTCGCGCCATTCTCGAGTTGCGTGAGCGCGTCGAGCGCCAAGGTGAGGAAATTCAAAACTTCCAGCGCAGCTTGCTGGAGCAGCAAAACCAGTTCGAGGCTTTGCGTACCGAAACAGCACGTTTGCGTGGAGAAAAAGAAGAGTTAACGCAAGAATTACGTCGCCAGCAGGAGCTGTCTCAAGGCGTGGACGACCGCTTGAAGAAGTTTGAACCCACCAAGGTCAAGGTCGATGGCGTGGAGTTTGTGGCCGACCCCGCAGAAACCAAAGCCTACGAAGATGCCTTGGCCATCTTCCGCAAAGGCGAGTTTGGCGCAGCCAGCGCGGCGTTCAACGATTTCATCAAACGCAACCCCAAGAGCGGCTACGTGGTGCCTTCGTTGTTTTGGGTGGGCAATGCCCAATACGCCAACCGCGACTACAACAACGCCATCAAAAACTTCAACACTTTGTTGAGCAAAGCCCCGAACCACATGCGTTCTGCAGACGCCATGTTGTCTGTGGCTAATTGCCAGTTGGAGTTGAAAGACATCAAGGCTGCCCGCAAAACCTTGGGCGATGTGGTGAAAACCTATCCACACACCGAGGCGGCCTCTGCGGCCTCTGAGCGTTTGGCGAAACTCAAGTGA
- a CDS encoding tRNA threonylcarbamoyladenosine dehydratase, which yields MDRRFGGLDRLYGVTGAASIRAAHVVVVGVGGVGSWTVEALARSGVGRLTLIDLDNVAESNINRQIHALDDTVGMAKVEAMRQRIAHINSDCVVTCIEDFVEPGNWPGILNGVDVDAVIDACDQVKAKTAMAAWAIKHKVLFITVGAAGGKRLAHKVDIDDLSNTSHDPLLAKLRYNLRREHGAAREGKKIGVACVFSREAVAPPDASCDVQGDGSLNCSGYGSVVSVTATFGQCAASWVFDQISSRALPKH from the coding sequence ATGGACCGCCGTTTTGGTGGCTTGGACCGCTTGTATGGTGTGACCGGTGCCGCCAGCATTCGCGCGGCGCACGTGGTGGTGGTGGGCGTGGGTGGAGTGGGCTCGTGGACGGTGGAAGCCTTGGCGCGCAGTGGGGTGGGGCGCTTGACCCTGATTGACCTCGACAACGTGGCCGAATCCAACATCAACCGCCAAATTCACGCGCTGGACGACACCGTCGGTATGGCCAAGGTCGAAGCCATGCGTCAACGCATTGCGCACATCAACTCGGATTGCGTGGTGACGTGCATTGAAGATTTTGTTGAGCCTGGCAACTGGCCTGGCATTTTGAATGGCGTAGACGTTGATGCTGTCATTGACGCCTGTGACCAAGTCAAAGCCAAAACAGCGATGGCGGCTTGGGCCATCAAACACAAAGTCTTGTTCATCACCGTCGGGGCCGCTGGCGGCAAACGCTTGGCGCACAAAGTGGACATTGATGATCTGTCCAACACCAGCCACGATCCACTCTTGGCCAAGCTGCGTTACAACCTGCGCCGTGAACACGGCGCTGCGCGCGAGGGCAAAAAAATAGGTGTGGCGTGTGTGTTCAGCCGAGAGGCTGTTGCACCGCCAGATGCCAGTTGTGACGTGCAAGGTGACGGCTCATTGAACTGCAGCGGCTATGGTTCTGTGGTCAGCGTCACGGCCACGTTTGGTCAATGCGCAGCGAGCTGGGTTTTTGATCAAATTTCTTCACGCGCATTGCCAAAACACTAA
- the rlmH gene encoding 23S rRNA (pseudouridine(1915)-N(3))-methyltransferase RlmH produces the protein MKLWVVAVGQRVPDWAQTAWDDYAKRFPSELKVELKAVKTEPRSSKTLDTIYAAERERIEAAIPRGCRIVALDERGTNLTTVALATKLKHWQLEADDVALVIGGPDGLCPEFKKQAHERIRISDLTLPHAMVRVLLVEQLYRAWSINANHPYHRE, from the coding sequence ATGAAGCTGTGGGTCGTCGCAGTCGGCCAACGTGTGCCCGACTGGGCGCAAACCGCTTGGGACGATTACGCCAAGCGGTTTCCGTCTGAGCTGAAGGTCGAGCTCAAGGCCGTCAAAACCGAGCCGCGCAGCTCTAAAACGCTAGACACCATTTACGCTGCCGAGCGCGAGCGCATCGAAGCCGCAATCCCGCGCGGCTGTCGCATCGTGGCCTTGGATGAGCGCGGCACCAACCTCACCACCGTGGCCTTGGCCACCAAGCTCAAACACTGGCAGCTCGAAGCCGACGATGTGGCCTTGGTCATTGGCGGGCCTGATGGCTTGTGCCCCGAGTTCAAAAAACAAGCACACGAACGCATCCGCATTTCAGACCTGACCCTGCCGCACGCCATGGTGCGCGTGCTGTTGGTGGAGCAGCTCTACCGTGCGTGGTCGATCAACGCCAACCATCCTTATCACCGCGAGTGA
- a CDS encoding Maf family protein, whose product MSDSKFVYLASQSPRRRQLLEQLGVRYELLLADEQEDAEALEVVLPNEAPRAYVQRVTLLKLEAALNRMKRRGLPLAPVLCSDTTVALGKTILGKPDDTKHAAQILGALSGQTHRVLTSVAMGTLSKAGKPLKTEQALSVSNVRFAALTRTQIQNYVASGEPMGKAGAYAVQGRAAAYIEHISGSYSGIMGLPMFETAQLLREFGFKV is encoded by the coding sequence ATGTCTGACTCCAAATTCGTTTATCTCGCCTCGCAAAGTCCACGCCGTCGCCAACTGTTAGAACAGCTGGGTGTGCGTTACGAGTTGCTGTTGGCCGACGAACAAGAAGATGCCGAAGCGCTAGAGGTTGTGTTGCCCAATGAGGCCCCACGCGCTTATGTGCAACGCGTGACCTTGCTGAAGCTTGAGGCAGCACTCAATCGCATGAAGCGCCGTGGCTTGCCGCTGGCCCCGGTGCTGTGCAGCGACACCACGGTGGCTTTGGGCAAGACCATTTTGGGCAAGCCTGATGACACCAAACATGCGGCACAAATCCTCGGCGCTTTGAGCGGGCAAACCCACCGTGTGTTGACCTCAGTCGCTATGGGCACGCTGTCTAAAGCGGGCAAGCCGCTCAAAACCGAGCAGGCGCTGAGTGTGTCCAACGTACGTTTTGCGGCTTTGACGCGTACACAAATTCAAAACTATGTCGCCAGCGGCGAGCCCATGGGCAAAGCCGGCGCATATGCGGTGCAGGGAAGGGCCGCTGCGTACATCGAGCACATCAGCGGCAGCTACTCTGGCATCATGGGGTTGCCCATGTTTGAAACCGCGCAGCTGTTGCGCGAGTTTGGATTCAAGGTCTAA
- a CDS encoding YeeE/YedE family protein has product MTELVTLTKEVLGAFFLGGLLLGVISQRTHFCTMGAISDVVNMGDWTRARQWLCAIGVAMIGFAALADFGLIDPSKTLYASPRLMWLSMLVGGLMFGYGMVIASGCGNKTLVRMGGGNLKSLVVFVVMGVSAFATLKGITAVVRTNTVDTVFVDMPAGAHLSVLGIPHLGYILGALVLLWVLRHKDFWTFDSLLASFGVGGLVVAMWWVSGHLGFVPEHPETLDAVYLATNSGRIEALNFVAPVAYTLDWLMFYSDASKVLSVGIAAVAGVLVGSAISALQSKTFRWEGFANPRDLGQHLLGSVLMGVGGVTAMGCTFGQGLSGISTLSLNSVVALAAIVLGAVVSLRQQAARLERTACE; this is encoded by the coding sequence GTGACCGAGCTAGTCACGCTCACCAAAGAGGTCCTTGGGGCCTTTTTTTTAGGTGGCTTGCTTTTGGGTGTCATCAGCCAACGCACCCACTTTTGCACCATGGGCGCCATTTCCGATGTGGTCAACATGGGCGACTGGACCCGCGCACGCCAATGGCTGTGCGCGATTGGCGTGGCAATGATTGGCTTTGCCGCATTGGCAGACTTTGGCCTGATTGACCCCAGCAAAACCTTGTACGCCAGCCCGCGCCTGATGTGGCTGTCCATGCTGGTGGGCGGTTTGATGTTTGGCTACGGCATGGTCATTGCGTCGGGTTGCGGCAACAAAACCTTGGTGCGCATGGGCGGCGGCAACCTCAAATCACTGGTGGTGTTTGTGGTGATGGGCGTCAGCGCGTTTGCGACGCTCAAAGGCATCACAGCCGTGGTTCGCACCAACACAGTGGACACCGTGTTTGTAGATATGCCTGCGGGCGCTCATCTGAGCGTGTTGGGTATTCCTCATTTGGGCTACATCTTGGGTGCGCTTGTGTTGCTGTGGGTCTTGCGGCACAAAGACTTTTGGACGTTTGACAGCCTATTGGCTAGCTTCGGCGTGGGTGGCTTGGTGGTCGCCATGTGGTGGGTCAGTGGGCATTTGGGCTTTGTGCCCGAGCATCCAGAAACCTTGGATGCGGTGTACTTGGCCACCAACTCTGGCCGCATCGAAGCACTCAACTTTGTCGCACCTGTGGCCTACACCCTAGATTGGCTGATGTTTTACAGCGACGCGTCCAAAGTGCTGAGCGTGGGCATTGCCGCAGTTGCAGGCGTGCTAGTCGGTTCGGCCATCTCGGCGTTGCAAAGCAAAACCTTTCGCTGGGAAGGCTTTGCCAATCCACGCGACCTAGGCCAACACTTGCTAGGCAGCGTGTTGATGGGCGTGGGTGGTGTGACCGCCATGGGCTGTACTTTCGGTCAGGGCTTGAGCGGTATTTCTACATTGAGCCTCAACTCCGTCGTCGCTTTGGCCGCCATCGTGCTGGGGGCTGTGGTGTCTTTGCGCCAGCAAGCTGCACGCCTAGAGCGCACCGCCTGTGAGTGA
- the tolB gene encoding Tol-Pal system beta propeller repeat protein TolB, translated as MTRQFFRFTLGLLTAGLLALPTWAQFRVEVSGVGLTQVPIAFAPLRGEETSPQKISAIVQADLERSGQFRGITAGVVTDETQRPDISAMRQKGADALLTGSISRMADGRYDVRVRLWDVVRGQDLGAMSYTVVTGDLRLASHRIADFVYEKLTGDKGVFSTRIAYVTKTGNRYNLWVADSDGENAQSALASPEPIISPSWSPSGGQLAYVSFESRKPVVYVHDVSTGKRRVIANFRGSNSAPSWSPDGRSLAVTLSRDGGSQLFVIDANGGEPRRLTQSAGIDTEPVFAPDGSAIYFVSDRGGAPQIYRMPASGGPANRVTFNGTYNISPAISPDGRWLTYISRIGGAFKLHVMDIASGNVAAITDSNRDERPSFAPNSRLIVYATIQDGREALMTTTLDGRIKARLSGQGGDLREPNWGPFSKILP; from the coding sequence ATGACACGTCAATTTTTTCGCTTCACACTTGGGCTTTTGACCGCCGGCTTGTTGGCCTTGCCAACGTGGGCGCAGTTCCGAGTGGAAGTGTCGGGCGTGGGTTTGACCCAAGTGCCTATTGCCTTTGCCCCCTTGCGTGGTGAAGAAACATCCCCCCAAAAGATTTCAGCCATCGTGCAGGCCGACCTGGAGCGTAGCGGCCAGTTCCGTGGCATCACCGCTGGTGTGGTGACAGACGAAACCCAACGCCCCGACATCAGCGCCATGCGCCAAAAGGGCGCCGATGCCTTGCTAACCGGCAGCATCAGCCGCATGGCAGACGGTCGCTATGACGTGCGCGTACGCTTGTGGGACGTGGTACGCGGCCAAGACCTAGGCGCCATGAGCTACACCGTGGTGACGGGCGATTTGCGTTTGGCGTCTCACCGCATTGCTGACTTTGTGTACGAAAAACTCACCGGCGACAAAGGTGTGTTTTCCACCCGCATTGCCTACGTGACAAAGACTGGCAACCGCTACAACCTGTGGGTGGCTGACTCGGACGGCGAAAACGCCCAGTCTGCCCTGGCTAGCCCTGAGCCCATCATTTCGCCCAGCTGGTCACCCTCTGGCGGTCAATTGGCTTATGTGTCGTTTGAATCACGCAAGCCTGTGGTGTATGTGCATGATGTGTCTACCGGCAAGCGCCGCGTGATTGCCAATTTTCGTGGCTCCAACAGCGCGCCTAGCTGGTCGCCCGATGGGCGCAGCTTGGCTGTGACCTTGAGCCGCGATGGCGGTTCGCAATTGTTTGTGATTGATGCCAACGGTGGCGAGCCCCGCCGTTTGACACAATCGGCTGGCATCGACACTGAGCCCGTGTTCGCCCCCGATGGCTCTGCCATTTACTTTGTCAGCGACCGTGGCGGTGCGCCTCAGATTTACCGCATGCCTGCGTCTGGCGGCCCAGCCAACCGTGTGACCTTCAATGGCACATACAACATTTCACCTGCCATCAGCCCTGATGGCCGTTGGTTAACCTACATCTCTCGCATTGGCGGCGCGTTTAAGTTGCATGTGATGGACATTGCCAGCGGCAACGTGGCAGCCATCACCGACAGCAACCGCGACGAGCGCCCCAGCTTTGCGCCCAACAGCCGTCTGATCGTGTACGCCACCATCCAAGATGGCCGTGAAGCCTTGATGACCACCACCTTAGATGGCCGCATCAAAGCCCGCTTGTCTGGCCAAGGCGGTGACTTGCGTGAGCCCAACTGGGGCCCGTTCAGCAAAATCTTGCCTTAA
- a CDS encoding tetratricopeptide repeat protein: protein MTNQYLSGAKLTSFTLSELTQAAEMLQAAGQYQEAIDLYRQWLQHGKDEHKHVAWFNYGWLLQKQNLFSDAANAYDQLTNNYASYLSGDATPA from the coding sequence ATGACCAACCAATATCTTTCGGGCGCCAAATTGACCAGTTTTACGCTGAGCGAACTCACACAGGCTGCAGAAATGCTTCAAGCCGCTGGCCAATACCAAGAAGCCATTGATTTATATCGCCAATGGCTACAGCATGGCAAAGATGAACACAAACACGTGGCTTGGTTCAACTACGGCTGGTTGCTGCAAAAGCAAAACTTGTTCAGCGATGCAGCCAACGCCTACGACCAGCTGACGAACAATTACGCCAGCTACCTGTCTGGCGACGCCACGCCGGCCTGA